In Pedobacter sp. SL55, the following proteins share a genomic window:
- a CDS encoding glucosaminidase domain-containing protein, with protein MKKIILLVILAVNAFLASAQTTEEYIEEYADIAQELAKEHHIPASIILGVAIHESAAGKSKIARYLNNHFGFKGKNSNTEIRSAYKDFPTVDSSYVHFITFLKSRTYFNVLFDKYDAYNFKAWARGIQRGGYARSRSWASQVIALINKYELFQYDNRPEDYVEPVEPKPIYRPKKKSSRTYTVKQGDNLSIIAKRNKTTVKALMNKNGLKSNALKPGQKLKL; from the coding sequence ATGAAAAAAATTATACTTCTCGTTATTCTGGCAGTCAATGCGTTTCTAGCATCGGCACAAACTACAGAAGAGTACATTGAAGAGTATGCGGATATTGCTCAAGAACTGGCAAAAGAACACCATATTCCTGCCAGTATCATTTTGGGCGTGGCCATTCACGAGTCTGCTGCTGGAAAAAGCAAGATTGCCCGTTACCTCAACAACCACTTCGGTTTTAAGGGCAAAAATTCAAATACAGAAATCCGCTCTGCTTATAAAGATTTTCCTACGGTAGATTCTTCCTACGTTCATTTCATCACTTTTTTAAAAAGTCGCACTTATTTTAACGTGCTTTTCGATAAATACGATGCTTACAACTTTAAAGCTTGGGCAAGAGGCATACAACGAGGCGGTTATGCCCGAAGTAGAAGCTGGGCGTCGCAGGTAATTGCGCTAATCAATAAATACGAGCTTTTTCAATACGATAATAGGCCAGAAGATTATGTAGAGCCCGTAGAACCGAAGCCCATTTATCGACCTAAGAAGAAAAGCAGCAGAACCTACACCGTAAAACAGGGAGATAATTTAAGTATTATTGCCAAGCGAAATAAAACTACCGTAAAAGCATTGATGAATAAGAATGGCCTTAAATCAAATGCCTTAAAACCAGGACAAAAACTTAAACTTTAG
- a CDS encoding glucosaminidase domain-containing protein gives MSKNKNLLLLAFLVVFASACKTKQYSKNNKQIEKNAKKDNPNPISYTTLSYIDAFKAIAIEEMNKYGIPASITLAQGILESGSGSSDLAKYANNHFGIKCTSDWKGKAYYKDDDQRDDCFRVYKDPRESYKDHSEFLKRKRYAGLFELDKNDYRNWAIGLKNAGYATNPKYPELLINIIEKYQLYQYDQSESEREKLAREDKVFKEINANIPNEKKLYTPVNVAPKDPPKDLIDGKYHTVVQGDTLYKISQLYKISVEELKTLNQLPDNNIKIGQKLIVVK, from the coding sequence ATGAGTAAAAATAAAAACCTGCTTTTGTTAGCTTTTTTAGTTGTATTTGCTAGTGCTTGTAAAACCAAACAATACAGCAAGAACAATAAACAAATAGAGAAAAACGCAAAAAAGGATAATCCAAACCCAATTTCTTACACCACTTTGTCTTATATCGATGCATTTAAAGCTATTGCGATAGAAGAAATGAACAAATATGGTATTCCGGCAAGCATTACTTTGGCACAGGGCATTTTAGAATCTGGAAGTGGCAGCAGCGATTTGGCCAAGTATGCCAACAACCACTTCGGCATTAAATGTACATCAGACTGGAAAGGAAAAGCCTATTACAAAGACGACGATCAACGTGATGATTGTTTTCGTGTTTATAAAGACCCAAGAGAATCATACAAAGACCATTCTGAGTTTTTAAAGCGCAAACGTTATGCAGGGCTTTTTGAGTTAGATAAAAACGATTACCGCAACTGGGCCATTGGCCTTAAAAATGCGGGTTACGCTACCAATCCAAAATATCCAGAGTTGCTCATCAATATCATCGAAAAATACCAACTTTATCAGTACGACCAATCAGAAAGCGAGCGTGAAAAGCTAGCCAGAGAAGATAAAGTGTTTAAGGAAATCAATGCAAATATCCCTAACGAGAAGAAATTGTATACACCAGTAAATGTGGCGCCAAAAGATCCGCCAAAGGATTTAATTGATGGAAAATATCATACCGTTGTGCAAGGCGATACACTTTATAAAATTAGCCAACTGTATAAAATATCGGTAGAAGAACTAAAAACTTTAAACCAATTGCCCGATAACAACATTAAAATTGGACAAAAACTAATAGTAGTTAAATAA
- a CDS encoding O-methyltransferase, with protein sequence MVSNELQQLLLKYCEPEDQLLQHIDRETNLKVLLPRMLSGHYQGRVLSMLSKMISPKRILEVGTFTGYATLCLAEGLTEDGVIYTLDINAELEDMVRENFAKSPLNSKIKYTIGDAQESLKSINETFDLVFIDADKKNNGTYYDLIFDQVRSGGLIIVDNVLWSGKIVNNAQDKDTKNISSFNDKINEDTRVEKLILPVRDGLFVIRKK encoded by the coding sequence ATGGTAAGCAACGAACTACAACAACTATTATTAAAATATTGCGAACCCGAAGATCAATTGCTACAACATATTGATAGGGAAACCAACCTTAAAGTTTTACTGCCACGAATGCTGAGTGGTCATTATCAAGGCAGGGTGTTAAGTATGCTCAGTAAGATGATTTCCCCAAAAAGGATCTTAGAGGTGGGTACTTTTACAGGTTACGCTACCTTATGTTTAGCAGAAGGTTTAACAGAAGATGGCGTTATTTATACCTTAGACATCAATGCCGAATTGGAAGATATGGTTCGTGAGAACTTTGCTAAATCTCCGTTAAACTCTAAAATCAAATATACTATCGGCGATGCGCAAGAGAGCCTAAAAAGCATCAACGAAACTTTCGATTTGGTTTTTATCGATGCAGATAAAAAAAACAATGGCACCTATTATGATTTGATTTTCGATCAGGTAAGATCAGGAGGTTTAATCATTGTAGATAATGTACTTTGGAGTGGCAAAATTGTAAACAACGCTCAAGATAAAGACACTAAAAACATCAGTTCGTTTAACGACAAAATAAATGAAGATACCAGGGTAGAAAAATTGATTTTACCCGTTAGAGATGGCCTGTTCGTCATCAGGAAGAAGTAA
- a CDS encoding DUF3078 domain-containing protein, which translates to MKRLLLTSFAVLATFFSLSAQEIDTIPISVKDMEIRLKRSPLPTRIGVILFQPRDLKPALVQAKINYWKTKATVGINANQASFSENWKGGGVNSIAIGALLNYKAEYSKESYSYTSEVIMQYGKVKNKDQLQKKTNDRIYWDNKAALQLSKNWYFFASVSFESQFDKGFSYSKDANGNEVAKILSKFMSPGYLTESMGFEYKPSKVFSTRIGTGTARQTFVLDTTIYRTNPKNFGVDIGKKIKNELAFQVVSNLEKEIMKNTILKAKYNMFIPYEDFGEIDHRLDVVITSKLNRFLNVSLTGVVLYDKDMDLKVQRSQALALGASFTFPR; encoded by the coding sequence ATGAAGCGTTTATTACTTACCTCTTTTGCCGTTTTAGCTACTTTCTTCTCTCTTTCTGCACAAGAAATAGATACCATCCCCATCTCTGTTAAGGATATGGAAATCAGGTTAAAACGCAGTCCACTTCCTACTAGAATAGGTGTGATTTTATTTCAACCGAGAGATTTGAAACCAGCCTTAGTGCAGGCAAAAATTAACTATTGGAAAACAAAAGCAACTGTAGGTATTAACGCCAACCAAGCTTCGTTTAGCGAAAACTGGAAAGGCGGTGGTGTAAATTCGATAGCTATTGGCGCATTACTAAATTACAAGGCAGAGTACAGCAAAGAGAGCTACAGTTATACTAGCGAGGTAATTATGCAATATGGAAAAGTGAAAAACAAAGACCAGCTGCAAAAGAAAACCAACGACCGTATTTATTGGGATAATAAAGCAGCCCTACAGTTATCTAAAAACTGGTATTTCTTTGCTTCGGTAAGTTTCGAATCGCAGTTTGATAAGGGCTTTTCTTATTCCAAAGATGCCAATGGCAATGAGGTGGCAAAAATACTTTCCAAGTTCATGTCGCCAGGCTACCTAACCGAATCTATGGGTTTTGAATATAAGCCAAGCAAGGTTTTCTCTACACGTATTGGTACAGGTACGGCCCGCCAAACCTTTGTTTTGGACACTACTATTTACAGAACCAACCCTAAAAACTTTGGTGTAGATATCGGCAAAAAAATCAAAAACGAACTCGCTTTCCAAGTAGTAAGTAATTTGGAAAAGGAAATCATGAAGAATACGATTTTGAAAGCCAAGTACAATATGTTTATCCCTTACGAAGACTTTGGAGAAATTGACCATCGATTAGATGTGGTAATCACGTCTAAGCTAAACCGTTTCTTGAATGTTTCCTTAACAGGTGTTGTTTTATACGATAAAGACATGGATTTAAAAGTTCAACGCAGTCAGGCTTTGGCTTTAGGAGCAAGCTTTACCTTCCCGAGGTAG